A window of the Ipomoea triloba cultivar NCNSP0323 chromosome 14, ASM357664v1 genome harbors these coding sequences:
- the LOC116004073 gene encoding mucin-1-like yields MAMMLRVLSLAFVLVCVRSSVAASPPEVSSPAPAPAPENGYNSISLTPASVPAPSPAESIALSPSLIGAVSPTPTPAPAPSPESGDVSAPSPSPSPSPSPSPIALSGHFSLPPTPANAPQMPSDLPQDADDSDGGMSGGKKVGIAFGVVSGACLVGLAAKVYKKRQENIRRAQFGYYGNDDML; encoded by the coding sequence ATGGCGATGATGCTTCGTGTCCTTTCTCTCGCGTTTGTTCTTGTGTGCGTTCGGAGCTCCGTAGCTGCGAGTCCGCCGGAGGTTTCATCGCCTGCTCCTGCTCCGGCGCCGGAGAATGGATATAACTCGATTTCTCTGACTCCGGCTTCCGTTCCTGCTCCCTCTCCCGCGGAGAGCATCGCTCTCTCGCCTTCATTAATCGGTGCGGTTTCCCCAACTCCGACTCCCGCTCCTGCTCCCTCGCCTGAATCCGGTGACGTTTCTGCTCCGTCTCCGTCTCcatctccttctccttctccgtCTCCTATCGCTCTGTCCGGTCATTTTTCTCTTCCTCCAACTCCGGCGAATGCTCCTCAGATGCCGAGTGATTTACCTCAGGACGCCGATGATTCTGACGGCGGAATGAGCGGCGGGAAGAAGGTCGGCATAGCGTTCGGAGTCGTTTCCGGCGCGTGTCTGGTGGGGTTGGCCGCGAAGGTTTACAAAAAGCGGCAGGAGAACATCCGTCGAGCACAATTCGGATACTACGGCAATGACGACATGCTCTAA
- the LOC116004422 gene encoding 4-hydroxy-3-methylbut-2-en-1-yl diphosphate synthase (ferredoxin), chloroplastic: MATGAVPVSFAGLKGRENGLGFGKNMDFVRVCDLQRVKSRRSKVCVIRNSSSVEVQPASEGSPLLVPRQKYCENIHKTVRRKTCTVMVGNVAIGSEHPIRIQTMTTTDTKDVAGTVEQVMKIADTGADIVRITVQGKKEADACFEIKNSLVQKNYNIPLVADIHFAPSVALRVSECFDKIRVNPGNFADRRAQFEKLEYTEDDYQKELEHIEEVFTPLVEKCKKYGRAMRIGTNHGSLSDRIMSYYGDSPRGMVESAFEFARICRKLDFHNFVFSMKASNPVIMVQAYRLLVAEMYVQGWDYPLHLGVTEAGEGEDGRMKSAIGIGTLLWDGLGDTIRVSLTEPPEEEIDPCRRLANLGMRAAELQQGVAPFDEKHRRYFDFQRRTGQLPIQKEGEEVDYRGVLHRDGSVLMSVSLDQLKTPELFYKSLATKLVIGMPFKDLATVDSILLRELPPVNDKDARLALKRLIDVSMGVITPLSEQLTKPLPNAMVLVTLKELSSGAHKLLPAGTRLVVSVRGDEAQEELEFLKSSDATLILHNLPYSEENISRVHAARRLFEYLSENSLDFPVIHHIEFPKNIHRDDLAIGAGTNAGTLLVDGLGDGVLLEAPDSDFDFIRNTSFNLLQGCRMRNTKTEYVSCPSCGRTLFDLQEISAEIREKTSHLPGVSIAIMGCIVNGPGEMADADFGYVGGAPGKIDLYVGKTVVKRAIAMDQATDALIDLIKEHGRWVDPPTEE, translated from the exons ATGGCAACTGGAGCAGTCCCAGTTTCATTTGCGGGGCTGAAAGGCAGGGAGAATGGATTGGGGTTTGGAAAAAATATGGATTTTGTCAGAGTTTGTGACTTGCAGAGGGTTAAGTCTCGCAGAAGCAAGGTTTGTGTGATCAGAAATTCCAGTTCTGTTGAGGTTCAGCCTGCATCAGAAGGGAGTCCATTGCTAG TACCTAGGCAGAAATATTGTGAAAATATACACAAAACTGTGCGGAGAAAAACCTGCACCGTGATGGTTGGAAATGTGGCCATTGGTAGCGAGCATCCTATAAGAATCCAAACTATGACCACCACAGATACGAAGGATGTTGCTGGAACAGTTGAACAG GTAATGAAAATAGCTGATACTGGAGCTGACATTGTCCGCATAACGGTGCAAGGCAAGAAAGAAGCCGATGCATGCTTTGAAATAAAAAACTCTCTTGTTCAAAAGAA TTATAATATTCCTCTGGTTGCGGACATTCATTTTGCTCCTTCAGTTGCTCTTCGAGTTTCTGAATGCTTTGATAAAATTCGTGTCAACCCTGGAAACTTTG CTGACAGACGAGCCCAGTTTGAGAAACTGGAGTACACGGAGGACGATTATCAGAAAGAACTTGAGCATATCGAGGAG GTCTTTACACCATTGGTTGAGAAATGCAAGAAGTATGGGCGGGCAATGCGTATTGGTACAAACCATGGGAGCCTTTCAGATCGCATCATGAGCTATTACGGGGATTCACCCAGGGGGATG GTTGAATCCGCATTTGAGTTTGCAAGGATTTGTAGGAAGTTGGACTTCCATAATTTTGTGTTCTCAATGAAAGCTAGCAACCCGGTTATTATGGTCCAGGCATACCGTCTTCTTGTAGCTGAGATGTATGTCCAGGGATGGGATTATCCATTGCACTTAGGTGTTACTGAGGCTGGTGAGGGTGAAGATGGACGAATGAAATccgcaattggtattggaacaCTACTATGG GACGGTCTGGGTGATACAATTAGGGTTTCCCTAACTGAACCTCCGGAAGAGGAGATTGATCCCTGTCGACGCCTGGCAAACCTTGGTATGAGAGCAGCCGAGCTTCAGCAAGGAGTG GCACCATTTGACGAGAAGCACCGCCGTTATTTTGATTTTCAACGTCGAACAGGGCAGTTGCCAATTCAAAAAGAG GGCGAAGAAGTGGATTATAGAGGCGTTTTGCACCGAGATGGTTCTGTCCTCATGTCTGTTTCCCTCGATCAGTTGAAG ACACCTGAACTTTTTTACAAGTCATTAGCAACAAAACTGGTTATTGGCATGCCGTTTAAGGATCTAGCAACTGTGGACTCGATTTTGTTGAGAGAGCTTCCACCGGTGAACGATAAAGATGCT CGTCTAGCTCTCAAGAGGTTGATAGACGTTAGTATGGGAGTTATAACTCCTTTATCGGAGCAGTTAACGAAGCCACTTCCTAACGCTATGGTCTTGGTTACTCTCAAGGAATTGTCTAGCGGTGCTCACAAGCTTCTCCCGGCAG GTACACGATTGGTTGTGTCCGTACGTGGTGATGAAGCCCAAGAAGAATTGGAATTCCTGAAGAGTTCTGATGCTACATTGATTCTTCACAATCTCCCGTATTCTGAAGAAAATATTAGCCGAGTTCATGCAGCCAGGAG GCTTTTTGAATATCTTTCAGAAAATTCCTTAGATTTTCCGGTAATTCATCATATAGAATTTCCCAAGAATATTCACAG GGATGATTTAGCAATTGGTGCCGGGACCAATGCTGGAACCCTCTTGGTAGACGGGCTTGGGGATGGTGTCTTGTTAGAAGCCCCAGACagtgattttgattttattagaaATACATCTTTCAATCTTCTACAAGGATGCAGAATGAGGAATACTAAGACG GAGTATGTGTCATGCCCATCGTGCGGCAGGACTCTTTTCGACCTTCAAGAGATAAGTGCAGAGATTAGGGAGAAGACGTCGCACCTGCCTGGTGTTTCA ATTGCTATTATGGGCTGCATTGTCAATGGACCTGGGGAGATGGCTGATGCAGACTTTGGGTATGTCGGGGGTGCTCCTGGGAAGATAGATCTTTATGTCGGAAAG ACTGTTGTGAAGCGGGCAATTGCAATGGACCAAGCTACAGATGCCTTGATCGACCTAATTAAAGAACATGGCCGCTGGGTGGATCCTCCAACAGAAGAGTAA
- the LOC116004725 gene encoding uncharacterized protein LOC116004725 isoform X1 — protein MNSDKKEPSSAEEVREVVISIPMTESSSGITEEKMPAGHWKKPNLFLEIPTRTLEDSCEELVQIKSFPTPTPTPKKVNFVLTPSSADPSGKGSPGPISSRGKSSLRNLLPKLSFKNRSSNPDTEKAADIDPGSSATTSQEKLSISRSWSLTKIFTPRMKNASSLPGTPIAHSNPESVRGGSSRGAKMRISRSISLPVNNKDQSIRKVESFFRVIPSTPCAKDANSVTSATAPTGDSEENEQDGEDIPEEEAVCRICLVELCEGGETLKMECSCKGELALAHQECAVKWFSIKGNKTCDVCKQEVLNLPVTLLRIQSIQNADIGASRLSQMEINGYRVWEEVPILVIVSMLAYFCFLEQLLVGKMGTGAIAISLPFSCVLGLVSSMTASTMVKRKFVWVFASIQFALVVLFAHIFYSLVHLQVIMSILLSTFAGIGIAMSGSSIIVEYSRWRRRRQLAFLSRQVNPPAAPPPGQQPRQQNQETSGPHQSDVENPEMLSGRVANAE, from the exons ATGAATAGTGACAAGAAAGAGCCTTCCTCTGCTGAGGAAGTAAGAGAAGTTGTTATTTCAATCCCTATG ACTGAGAGTTCCTCTGGAATCACTGAAGAAAAAATGCCTGCTGGACATTGGAAAAAACCGAACCTTTTTTTGGAGATACCTACGAGAACGTTAGAGGATTCCTGTGAAGAATTAGTTCAAATAAAATCATTTCCAACACCAACACCCACTCCAAAGAAGGTGAATTTTGTTTTGACCCCGAGTTCTGCAGATCCAAGTGGAAAAGGATCTCCCGGTCCCATATCATCCAGAGGCAAATCATCCTTAAGGAACCTATTGCCCAAATTAAGCTTTAAGAACCGTAGTTCTAATCCAGATACAGAGAAGGCCGCTGATATCGATCCAGGTTCTTCAGCCACAACATCACAGGAGAAGTTATCCATATCAAGGTCTTGGTCCCTTACTAAAATATTTACACCACGCATGAAGAATGCCTCTTCGTTGCCCGGTACTCCTATTGCACATTCAAATCCAGAATCCGTGCGTGGGGGAAGC TCAAGAGGAGCAAAAATGCGCATATCTCGATCAATTTCTTTACCAGTCAATAACAAGGACCAGAGCATCCGTAAAGTGGAATCTTTTTTTCGTGTTATTCCTTCAACACCTTGTGCGAAAGATGCAAATTCCGTTACTTCAGCTACAGCTCCAACAGGAGATTCTG AAGAAAATGAGCAAGACGGTGAAGATATACCAGAAGAAGAAGCTGTTTGTCGAATTTGCTTGGTTGAACTATGTGAAGGCGGGGAAACGCTCAAGATGGAATGCAGCTGTAAAGGCGAACTTGCTCTGGCCCACCAAGAATGTGCCGTTAAATGGTTTAGCATCAAAGGTAACAAGACGTGTGATGTATGCAAGCAAGAAGTCCTTAATCTGCCCGTCACACTGCTGCGGATTCAGAGCATACAAAATGCTGATATTGGTGCAAGTAGATTAAGTCAAATGGAAATAAACGGTTACAG GGTTTGGGAGGAAGTGCCAATTCTTGTCATTGTCAGCATGCTCGCCTACTTTTGTTTCCTTGAGCAGCTTTTG GTTGGAAAAATGGGTACTGGTGCAATCGCCATATCATTGCCCTTTTCTTGTGTCCTCGGCCTTGTTTCATCTATGACAGCATCAACCATGG TGAAGAGAAAATTTGTCTGGGTTTTTGCCTCAATTCAGTTTGCATTAGTGGTACTCTTTGCACATATTTTCTACTCCTTG GTTCATCTGCAAGTGATCATGTCAATCCTTCTCTCAACATTTGCAGGCATCGGCATTGCAATGAGCGGAAGCTCAATTATAGTCGAGTATTCTAGATGGAGAAGAAGGCGGCAGCTCGCCTTCTTGAGCCGGCAAGTGAATCCTCCGGCTGCACCCCCACCGGGACAACAGCCGAGGCAACAAAATCAAGAAACTTCAGGGCCTCATCAATCTGATGTAGAAAATCCAGAAATGTTGAGTGGGAGAGTGGCCAATGCTGAGTAG
- the LOC116004725 gene encoding uncharacterized protein LOC116004725 isoform X2 produces the protein MNSDKKEPSSAEEVREVVISIPMTESSSGITEEKMPAGHWKKPNLFLEIPTRTLEDSCEELVQIKSFPTPTPTPKKVNFVLTPSSADPSGKGSPGPISSRGKSSLRNLLPKLSFKNRSSNPDTEKAADIDPGSSATTSQEKLSISRSWSLTKIFTPRMKNASSLPGTPIAHSNPESVRGGSSRGAKMRISRSISLPVNNKDQSIRKVESFFRVIPSTPCAKDANSVTSATAPTGDSENEQDGEDIPEEEAVCRICLVELCEGGETLKMECSCKGELALAHQECAVKWFSIKGNKTCDVCKQEVLNLPVTLLRIQSIQNADIGASRLSQMEINGYRVWEEVPILVIVSMLAYFCFLEQLLVGKMGTGAIAISLPFSCVLGLVSSMTASTMVKRKFVWVFASIQFALVVLFAHIFYSLVHLQVIMSILLSTFAGIGIAMSGSSIIVEYSRWRRRRQLAFLSRQVNPPAAPPPGQQPRQQNQETSGPHQSDVENPEMLSGRVANAE, from the exons ATGAATAGTGACAAGAAAGAGCCTTCCTCTGCTGAGGAAGTAAGAGAAGTTGTTATTTCAATCCCTATG ACTGAGAGTTCCTCTGGAATCACTGAAGAAAAAATGCCTGCTGGACATTGGAAAAAACCGAACCTTTTTTTGGAGATACCTACGAGAACGTTAGAGGATTCCTGTGAAGAATTAGTTCAAATAAAATCATTTCCAACACCAACACCCACTCCAAAGAAGGTGAATTTTGTTTTGACCCCGAGTTCTGCAGATCCAAGTGGAAAAGGATCTCCCGGTCCCATATCATCCAGAGGCAAATCATCCTTAAGGAACCTATTGCCCAAATTAAGCTTTAAGAACCGTAGTTCTAATCCAGATACAGAGAAGGCCGCTGATATCGATCCAGGTTCTTCAGCCACAACATCACAGGAGAAGTTATCCATATCAAGGTCTTGGTCCCTTACTAAAATATTTACACCACGCATGAAGAATGCCTCTTCGTTGCCCGGTACTCCTATTGCACATTCAAATCCAGAATCCGTGCGTGGGGGAAGC TCAAGAGGAGCAAAAATGCGCATATCTCGATCAATTTCTTTACCAGTCAATAACAAGGACCAGAGCATCCGTAAAGTGGAATCTTTTTTTCGTGTTATTCCTTCAACACCTTGTGCGAAAGATGCAAATTCCGTTACTTCAGCTACAGCTCCAACAGGAGATTCTG AAAATGAGCAAGACGGTGAAGATATACCAGAAGAAGAAGCTGTTTGTCGAATTTGCTTGGTTGAACTATGTGAAGGCGGGGAAACGCTCAAGATGGAATGCAGCTGTAAAGGCGAACTTGCTCTGGCCCACCAAGAATGTGCCGTTAAATGGTTTAGCATCAAAGGTAACAAGACGTGTGATGTATGCAAGCAAGAAGTCCTTAATCTGCCCGTCACACTGCTGCGGATTCAGAGCATACAAAATGCTGATATTGGTGCAAGTAGATTAAGTCAAATGGAAATAAACGGTTACAG GGTTTGGGAGGAAGTGCCAATTCTTGTCATTGTCAGCATGCTCGCCTACTTTTGTTTCCTTGAGCAGCTTTTG GTTGGAAAAATGGGTACTGGTGCAATCGCCATATCATTGCCCTTTTCTTGTGTCCTCGGCCTTGTTTCATCTATGACAGCATCAACCATGG TGAAGAGAAAATTTGTCTGGGTTTTTGCCTCAATTCAGTTTGCATTAGTGGTACTCTTTGCACATATTTTCTACTCCTTG GTTCATCTGCAAGTGATCATGTCAATCCTTCTCTCAACATTTGCAGGCATCGGCATTGCAATGAGCGGAAGCTCAATTATAGTCGAGTATTCTAGATGGAGAAGAAGGCGGCAGCTCGCCTTCTTGAGCCGGCAAGTGAATCCTCCGGCTGCACCCCCACCGGGACAACAGCCGAGGCAACAAAATCAAGAAACTTCAGGGCCTCATCAATCTGATGTAGAAAATCCAGAAATGTTGAGTGGGAGAGTGGCCAATGCTGAGTAG
- the LOC116004725 gene encoding E3 ubiquitin-protein ligase MARCH7 isoform X3, with amino-acid sequence MNSDKKEPSSAEEVREVVISIPMTESSSGITEEKMPAGHWKKPNLFLEIPTRTLEDSCEELVQIKSFPTPTPTPKKVNFVLTPSSADPSGKGSPGPISSRGKSSLRNLLPKLSFKNRSSNPDTEKAADIDPGSSATTSQEKLSISRSWSLTKIFTPRMKNASSLPGTPIAHSNPESVRGGSSRGAKMRISRSISLPVNNKDQSIRKVESFFRVIPSTPCAKDANSVTSATAPTGDSEENEQDGEDIPEEEAVCRICLVELCEGGETLKMECSCKGELALAHQECAVKWFSIKGNKTCDVCKQEVLNLPVTLLRIQSIQNADIGASRLSQMEINGYRVWEEVPILVIVSMLAYFCFLEQLLVGKMGTGAIAISLPFSCVLGLVSSMTASTMGMLYE; translated from the exons ATGAATAGTGACAAGAAAGAGCCTTCCTCTGCTGAGGAAGTAAGAGAAGTTGTTATTTCAATCCCTATG ACTGAGAGTTCCTCTGGAATCACTGAAGAAAAAATGCCTGCTGGACATTGGAAAAAACCGAACCTTTTTTTGGAGATACCTACGAGAACGTTAGAGGATTCCTGTGAAGAATTAGTTCAAATAAAATCATTTCCAACACCAACACCCACTCCAAAGAAGGTGAATTTTGTTTTGACCCCGAGTTCTGCAGATCCAAGTGGAAAAGGATCTCCCGGTCCCATATCATCCAGAGGCAAATCATCCTTAAGGAACCTATTGCCCAAATTAAGCTTTAAGAACCGTAGTTCTAATCCAGATACAGAGAAGGCCGCTGATATCGATCCAGGTTCTTCAGCCACAACATCACAGGAGAAGTTATCCATATCAAGGTCTTGGTCCCTTACTAAAATATTTACACCACGCATGAAGAATGCCTCTTCGTTGCCCGGTACTCCTATTGCACATTCAAATCCAGAATCCGTGCGTGGGGGAAGC TCAAGAGGAGCAAAAATGCGCATATCTCGATCAATTTCTTTACCAGTCAATAACAAGGACCAGAGCATCCGTAAAGTGGAATCTTTTTTTCGTGTTATTCCTTCAACACCTTGTGCGAAAGATGCAAATTCCGTTACTTCAGCTACAGCTCCAACAGGAGATTCTG AAGAAAATGAGCAAGACGGTGAAGATATACCAGAAGAAGAAGCTGTTTGTCGAATTTGCTTGGTTGAACTATGTGAAGGCGGGGAAACGCTCAAGATGGAATGCAGCTGTAAAGGCGAACTTGCTCTGGCCCACCAAGAATGTGCCGTTAAATGGTTTAGCATCAAAGGTAACAAGACGTGTGATGTATGCAAGCAAGAAGTCCTTAATCTGCCCGTCACACTGCTGCGGATTCAGAGCATACAAAATGCTGATATTGGTGCAAGTAGATTAAGTCAAATGGAAATAAACGGTTACAG GGTTTGGGAGGAAGTGCCAATTCTTGTCATTGTCAGCATGCTCGCCTACTTTTGTTTCCTTGAGCAGCTTTTG GTTGGAAAAATGGGTACTGGTGCAATCGCCATATCATTGCCCTTTTCTTGTGTCCTCGGCCTTGTTTCATCTATGACAGCATCAACCATGGGTATGTTATATGAG TGA
- the LOC116004248 gene encoding 17.5 kDa class I heat shock protein-like → MSLIPRLFGGRRNGNVSDPFSLDVWDPFRDLSVPFSASGETSAFVNTRVDWKETPEAHLFKADVPGLKKEEVKVEIEDDRILQISGERNVEKEEKNDAWHRMERSSGKFMRRFRLPENAKMEEIKASMENGVLTVTIPKAEVKKPDVKSIEISG, encoded by the coding sequence ATGTCGCTGATTCCGAGACTCTTTGGCGGCCGGAGAAACGGCAACGTCTCCGATCCCTTCTCCCTCGACGTATGGGACCCGTTCCGCGACTTATCTGTCCCATTTTCTGCTTCCGGAGAGACGTCGGCGTTCGTCAACACTCGCGTCGACTGGAAGGAGACGCCGGAGGCTCACTTGTTCAAGGCGGACGTCCCCGGCCTGAAGAAGGAGGAAGTGAAGGTTGAGATCGAAGACGATCGGATTCTTCAGATCAGCGGGGAGAGGAACGTGGAGAAGGAAGAGAAGAACGACGCGTGGCATCGGATGGAACGCAGTAGCGGGAAGTTCATGAGGCGGTTCAGATTGCCGGAGAACGCGAAGATGGAAGAGATAAAGGCGTCGATGGAAAACGGAGTGCTAACGGTCACCATTCCTAAGGCGGAAGTGAAGAAGCCTGATGTCAAGTCCATTGAAATCTCTGGTTAG